From the genome of Adhaeribacter pallidiroseus:
GGGGCACTGCGGCGCTGCGAACCAATCTGCACAATCCGATCAGATTCTTCTACCGCTTTTAAAATAGCCCGGGCATCGTCCATGCTTTCGGCCATGGGTTTTTCAATGTAGGCATCCCGGCCCGCTTTTACGGCTTCTACGCCCATTAAAGCATGCTGAAAATCAGCGGTAGAAATTATAACGGCATCAATATCTTTGTTTCCGTAGAGCTCATCGTTGTTCCGGTATTTTTTAATTTTCATGCCGGCTTTTTCTTTAATATAGGCTTCTGCTTCGTCGCGGCGGCGGTTCCAAATGTCGGATACCCCCACAAAAGCAAAATTCAACTCTTTCTGGTGGTCCAAGAAAGAAGGCACCAGGGAGCTTTTAAACCGATTGGAGAAACCAATGATGCCCACATTCACGCGATCGTTGGCGCCTAGAATGCGGCCGTAGCTTTTCGCGCTTATACCCATGGCGGCTACCCCAATAGTGCCTAAAGTAGCTTTTTTGATAAATTCTCTCCGGGAGTTTTCTTTAGAATTTTCCATTATTAATTAAGTTTAAAAGCGTTGCTTGTTTGCTGCCAATTAAATTTTTCTGATTTTAATGTTCCGGTAATACACGGTATTTCCGTGGTCCTGCAAGAGGATGTGCCCCGTGGCGGCCTCGCCAAAGTTGGGGTAGTTTTTATATTTACTTTCGGCCACCAAGGCCCGGTATTCCGGACTGGCGCGGGTAAATTCTACTACTTTGGTGCCGTTCAGCCAATGTTCCACATGGTTGTTTTTCGATACAATACGCACCTGGTTCCACTCGCCAATGGGTTTAGCTTTTTTGTTTTTAGCCGGAATTAAGTCGTATAACGAGCTAATGGTGCGGTTGCCGTTTTTACCCATTTTAGCATCGGGGTGGCGATCGTCGTCGAGGATCTGATATTCCAGGCCAATAGCCGAGCCGGGATGCGGGGGTTCTTTTTCGGTAACAAAATATTTTACGCCGCTGTTGGCGCCTTTGGTCAATTTAGCTTCGAGGGTTAATTCAAAGTTGCCGTATTCTGCTTGGGTTACAATATCGCCGCCGTTCTGCGATTCTGCACCGTCGGCCGGCAGCACCATTAACTCGTTGTTTTTTACCTGCCAGCCTTGCGTCGGGAAAGTTTCGCGATGCGCGCCGCGCCAGCCGTTGGTAGTTTTACCATCGAAGAGTAACTGCCAGCCTTGCTTTTTTTCGGTGGCAGATAAGGTATTTACGGTGCCGGCAGTGGCTGCACTTTTACTTGCGCTTGGCTGGGCGAAACCAGTACCCCATAAGCTGAAAACAACTGAACCAGTAAGAATACATAATTTTAAATTTATCATAATTAGTTATACTATACTTCTGAAAATCAGATACTAAACTTTAAATTATTTTTTAAATAATCGCGCCCGATCTGGCCGCTTTCCAAAGGCGTACGGCCTTTTTCGGGTACGGCGTCCAGTTCCACAATGGCGTAACCGTTAAATTTAACTTCTTTTAAGGCGGCAAAAACCTGCGGCAGGTTTACTTTTCCTTGCCCTAGCTCCACGAACTGGTACGACCGGCTGGGATCCATGGCGTTTTTATCGCGCACGTCTTTTATGTGCAAGGCTTTGAGTTGGCTTTTGTACTGCCGGATCGCTTTGGCCGGATCGCCCCCACCTTGCTGGTAATGGCCAATATCCAACAATAAACGCACGTATTTGGGATCGGCGGTTTGCATAATCACGTCCACTTCCTCGGGCGTTTCGCCGAGCTGGTGCATGTGGTTGTGGTAAGTGGTTTGTACCCCTAAAGGTTGGGTACGCTTGCCTACTTCGGTGAGTAGTTTACCGTATTTTATTAAGTCTTCTTTGGCGGGAGTACCGGATTTGGGCCGCGAAGAATTAGTTACCTGAATGTATTTACCACCCAGGGCTTTCACGAACTTAGCGTGCGCTACGTGCCTGCTGATTTCGGCTTCGTCGTTACCGGTATTAATATTGGCGTTGCCGCTCGAAAGCATGGCTAATTCCAACTTTGCGTCGTCCAGAATCTTTTTAAGTATTTCTGGCTTTTGGCCGTACTCCTGGTAAGCATTGGCCCGCAACTGGATACCCGTAAAACCCAGCGACGAAATTTCTTTAATAGCTTGCAGATCGTTACCGCCCCAGGTAATGGCCGAGTAGCCTAGCTTGATGCCACTTTGGGCTAAAGCAGTTGCTAAAGCGTGGGACGAGAAAGCCGCCAATGGCAAAGCCGCAGCGGCAAGACCCATTTGCGTGAGAAAGTTTCGGCGGGATATTTCTTTAGACATTATTTTGAATTTTACTTCTGGTATTTATTTAAAACAAACCGGTAAAATACAGCGCAAACCAGTTTTAATGAGTAAAACGAGTTTTTCAGCTCCATAAATTTATATTTATTTACCGTTCTATCATAGTAAAAAACCAAGATATTTTCCGGTAACGTTATCGTGAACGTTCTCAAACGAAAAATACCGTTGCTTAAAAAGATTAAACAACGGTATTTTTTAAATTTTTTATCATAAACCTAGTAACCGGGATTTTGCGGGAAAGAAGCGACGCCGCCTTCGGTCCGGTCAATCTGGTCGTTGGGTATTGGGCGTAGCACATGGAACGGTTGAATATTAGGCGCTCCATCTGGGTTATACTTTTTAACCCGCTCTACCAGGGTACCGGTTCTTACCAAATCAAACCAACGGTCCATCTCGCCTAGTAACTCGCGCGCCCGCTCATCCAGGATAAAGTCCATGTTTAACTGATCAGCGGTTATTTCCATTTCTAGTTCTTTGCCCGGCA
Proteins encoded in this window:
- a CDS encoding 3-keto-disaccharide hydrolase, with amino-acid sequence MINLKLCILTGSVVFSLWGTGFAQPSASKSAATAGTVNTLSATEKKQGWQLLFDGKTTNGWRGAHRETFPTQGWQVKNNELMVLPADGAESQNGGDIVTQAEYGNFELTLEAKLTKGANSGVKYFVTEKEPPHPGSAIGLEYQILDDDRHPDAKMGKNGNRTISSLYDLIPAKNKKAKPIGEWNQVRIVSKNNHVEHWLNGTKVVEFTRASPEYRALVAESKYKNYPNFGEAATGHILLQDHGNTVYYRNIKIRKI
- a CDS encoding sugar phosphate isomerase/epimerase family protein; this encodes MSKEISRRNFLTQMGLAAAALPLAAFSSHALATALAQSGIKLGYSAITWGGNDLQAIKEISSLGFTGIQLRANAYQEYGQKPEILKKILDDAKLELAMLSSGNANINTGNDEAEISRHVAHAKFVKALGGKYIQVTNSSRPKSGTPAKEDLIKYGKLLTEVGKRTQPLGVQTTYHNHMHQLGETPEEVDVIMQTADPKYVRLLLDIGHYQQGGGDPAKAIRQYKSQLKALHIKDVRDKNAMDPSRSYQFVELGQGKVNLPQVFAALKEVKFNGYAIVELDAVPEKGRTPLESGQIGRDYLKNNLKFSI